In Candidatus Contubernalis alkalaceticus, the following proteins share a genomic window:
- a CDS encoding peptidoglycan DD-metalloendopeptidase family protein, whose product MILKRDVDLSRRLIGSLKPMAVLMLVVLLIAGAFSLHDYLGSFYYQVCLDGQVLGAIKDPVEVKDYVLQLRDEAEEYYGMEVVQMGIISAPQVRDVSLTEESENVMALLKDKLTYKTEACDIQINGSTNFLVKSDEEYEKVIRLVKESYLQDGDEGKTLVDVFIEDDITVDYVLADPTRILEPEDVATVLVEGRNRRQVYLVSRGDTLSQIAQRHSLKTSELREINPQLNGDSLQIGDELNLSVVETLVNVIVVEEVVKEERIPFKTNTTNSSTMLYTQSKVTTEGENGLKEVTYKITSKNGVEIEKEILKEEVIKQPVTQEVVKGTARPVVVNNNTVKVNATGRFAWPSASRRITSYFGARGSGWHSGIDIAGPVGTAIYAADNGVVTFSGYSGAYGRTLIINHGNGFSTLYAHNSSNLVGVGATVTKGQTIATTGATGNATGPHVHFEIRVNGTAVNPLGYY is encoded by the coding sequence ATGATACTTAAAAGAGATGTAGATTTATCCCGTCGATTGATTGGGAGCTTAAAGCCCATGGCGGTCCTTATGCTGGTTGTTCTTCTCATCGCCGGTGCATTTTCTCTACACGACTATCTCGGTAGTTTTTATTACCAGGTTTGCCTGGATGGACAAGTTCTGGGAGCTATTAAAGATCCGGTGGAAGTAAAGGATTATGTGCTCCAATTACGAGATGAGGCTGAAGAATACTACGGGATGGAAGTTGTTCAGATGGGCATAATATCTGCCCCACAGGTCAGGGATGTTTCTCTGACTGAAGAGTCGGAAAATGTTATGGCTTTATTGAAGGACAAGCTCACCTATAAAACGGAGGCCTGTGATATTCAGATTAATGGGTCTACTAATTTTTTGGTGAAGAGCGATGAGGAATATGAAAAAGTTATAAGGCTGGTTAAGGAAAGCTATCTTCAAGACGGAGATGAAGGGAAAACATTAGTCGATGTATTTATTGAAGACGACATAACCGTCGATTATGTGCTGGCAGATCCTACCAGAATATTGGAACCTGAAGATGTAGCAACGGTTCTGGTGGAAGGACGAAATCGCCGTCAAGTTTATCTGGTTTCCCGGGGAGATACATTGTCTCAAATAGCACAGAGACATTCCTTAAAGACCAGCGAATTGCGGGAGATTAATCCGCAGCTTAACGGAGACTCACTTCAAATTGGTGACGAACTGAACTTGAGTGTGGTAGAAACACTGGTGAACGTAATAGTAGTTGAAGAAGTTGTCAAAGAGGAAAGAATTCCTTTCAAAACTAATACGACAAACAGCTCCACTATGCTGTACACTCAATCAAAGGTCACCACAGAGGGTGAAAACGGACTGAAAGAAGTGACTTACAAAATCACTTCAAAAAACGGAGTAGAAATTGAGAAAGAGATTCTAAAGGAAGAAGTTATTAAACAGCCTGTAACCCAAGAAGTAGTAAAAGGCACAGCAAGGCCTGTAGTCGTAAACAATAATACTGTGAAGGTTAATGCCACTGGACGGTTTGCTTGGCCGTCAGCATCCAGAAGAATTACTTCTTATTTTGGAGCCAGAGGAAGTGGATGGCACTCCGGTATCGATATTGCTGGACCTGTGGGTACTGCAATATACGCTGCAGACAATGGAGTTGTAACTTTTTCCGGTTATTCCGGAGCATATGGAAGAACTTTGATAATCAACCATGGAAATGGTTTTAGCACGTTGTATGCGCATAATTCTTCTAATCTGGTCGGAGTTGGAGCAACGGTAACAAAGGGTCAAACTATAGCTACCACCGGTGCAACCGGTAATGCAACGGGGCCTCATGTGCACTTTGAGATTAGAGTAAATGGCACCGCTGTAAACCCTTTAGGGTACTATTAA